AGAACATCACGTCGGAGGAATGACAAAGTAGTTTCGCAGAGATTTAccgaaaaatgtattttcttgcTCGCGTCATGAAACCGGTTGAATTTGTTCGTCACACAAACGATAGATGGGCGTATTTGCCTGTTTAGTTTGGAGGATGTGTGTCGCACAAAGACCAACACGAGAACTCTCGGAGGGCTGGAATCTCACATCAGAACATTTCCACCGCTGGAAATGATCTGCAGTTTTCTCAtcgtgacaaaaaaaaggaaaagtgtcgTCTATTAAACGCCGAGCGGCCGATATGCAATAATAAGACTGAAGCACCGTGGATTATTTCTGATTCTGTGTAAATACTCCACATGCACATTAATCCCCAACAGATTTACTATTACCTCTTGTTCGAGTGGCGTCTGATCAAATCCCCGGTCGTCGTCTGTTTTACGAAAAAACGATTCAAGAAATCCAAGTACATTTGGACGTTGGAACGTTTCCCCGTCTTTAAAACAACTCAACAACGAGACCACGCCACACGAAGTCACGCCTTGCTTGTTATTCCTCCATGGAGTGATGTGTTTCGGTCTTTGTGACCGGTCTGTTACAAGGTTTTACATGTGAATGGATGATGCATGTTTTAtgtaacttttgaaaaaaacatccatggTGATGACAATAAAATAGTGAAATGCAGATTGTATTGTGTGATGGAATGTTCTTGTAGATACACCAACACATCATGTGTGATTTCTTTTACATGAACCCGAATGACACATATCTGTAGCAGGTGTTTGATAAATATATGATACGACGAGAATGTCAAATCTCTAAATTGACGCTATTCATATTCAGCGAAGAAGATTTAAAACTTCTACAACTTTCGTTGTAAACCGCTTTGGTCTTGCTGCCCGTGGCGGTTGGGCGACACACGTTCGAGACGAGGGGACGATGAGGCAGAAGATTTCACCGTTTGGTCCGAGTCGCGCAGAAGAGTAAAGGGCGAAGACGCCATTTTGACTCTTTCACTGTCACTTCCGTCACTTCTGATCTGATCCTCAAAAACGTCTCCGAAGCTGCGATGAACTCACCGAGCTCCGAGTCGTGTGGAAAACTAAACATCAATAAATGTGAAGTGCGTCCGACATCAGGTTCCAGTGTTCAAAGTGTCGTCTTTGGAAAAGATCTTATTACCAATAGAAGAACACTGGACGATGAGAAAAAGTTGTATTTCATAAGAGAATAaagagggatttttctttttacttcaaacttttttattacaaaatataaatggcAAAaagctgtagttgttgttgtattttttttttttttttacatttgctaaaacaaagacaagaagacGTGAATGTTTGACGGTaaaatgaagcttttttttttgttggatttttctCGTAGGTCAGCTACATGCTACAGTCGATACAGTACAGGTGACGGCTCCCGCTCAGACCCCGGGacaggaagaggacgaagaggacgtGGACCGTGAACTAAAGTGCTCTTCAGATCTGTTCAACACCGACAAGACTGAACAAGTGGATTCAAAACcgacaaaagacaaaaggggGCATTTGGAATATTTAAGTTTCCAGGCGTTGGATCTTGGACGAATTGTGGTTTTGGAGAAGCTTCATTTTAGGCCTGAAACAGAAATTCTCTGCAGCTCGGTGCACATTCAACAGAAACTTCAATAATAAGTCTAAAGTATAAAGCAGCAGTCTGATTGAGTCGTCGTCTGAATCTGCAGTGAATTGTGAGATTTGTTCAAATATAATATCAGTCCAACGTGAGATAAATGAAGAGAGGAAAGTATATCTGACCTTAATGTAAAAGGTCAAAGTTTAATTATTAACACATCAGTAAAATGTGTCTGAACAAAACTGCTCATTCTACGTCAAACCGCGTGGATCTGTTTGTAATAATCCTTCTGCCCCACACCTGTCAAGTAATTTGGTGGCTACATGATCCATAATGTGTTATAATCATTTAGTTGCCGAGGCCacaaaaaaggttaaatatCATTATATCATAATTAAAAATCTGCTCCTGTGACCTCAttagcagcaggaggagaggaacaggtCCTGCTCGGGGAACATCGGGAGTTTgatcaaatgtcaaacatttaatttaaccCAAGTGATTAACACAACTATGCAAATGAACCTGCCGGTGGCCGCCGTCGTCAGTCAGCCCTGGTCTGCCTGGAAACACTCACATGAACCTGGACAGCAGCTTGTCCTGCACGCGGTTGTTCACACAGATgatgaagaaacaaagaaacagtcaaacacaacaacatgtgaGATCCAGTGAAACCAGACAGTTTCCCTTTTGTCCACCaaatgtccagtgtgtgtgtgtgtgtgtgtgtgtgtgaggggggggggggggtcagtggaTGTGACCACAGGGTGAGGGGGGGTCTGAGGAGTCCATCCCCACATCCTCCAACAGAGTCTTTAAGTAACATTTAagaattttcacatttttttctcgcGTATTCGTCGGTGCGTAATTTGGCACCACGTTGTGCGTAAAACGGAACGGACACTGATGTGCAGCCGAGGCTCCTCCGCGTTGCTGGGGCCTCACTTCCCGACCTCGTCGAGCACCTTGCGGTTGAACTGCGCCTGCTCCCTCTGGTTCTCCATGCGGGCCATGTGGATCATGTTCCTCAGCAGGTGGAAGGTCAGGTCGATGGACAGCGGCGGCTCCTCGCTGCGCTTCAGCAGCTGCTCCGCCGCCGTGCGCagcgcctcctcctcgccctcctcctcctcggcgggCAGCAGGCGCAGGTGCTCCGGGTTCCTCCTGCGGAAGAACCTCAGGGTGGTGTCGCCCTGCAGCGGCTCCGAGGAGGCGCCGGTGCCGGTGCCGGTGCCGGGACCGgtgccggcggcggcggcggccgcccGGAGGAGCACCTCGTCCAGCCGCTGCGTCTGGAGGCGGCCGCCGCCATCCAGCCAGCCGGCGGGCAGGGCGCGCGGTCGGCCGGCGGCGGGGCGGAGGTGTGACGAGAGGAGGAccgaggagaggagcaggagcagggagaCCGGCTTCATGTCCTGCGACCAGGGGAGAAGATCCGCCACCACCACCGGGCACTTTATTAAAGAACTGAGGCGAGTCTGTGAAACGTTTCTCATGGAGCAGTGAGGAAACATACAAGTTATAACTTCTTTTTCTAACGTGTGTCATTCTCACCACAATCAGTAATTTCTGGTATTTTACAAAGTATTTTTCAGACTATATGATGCCATCTCAATAATCCACAATCCATCTCCTGTTCTCACACAGGCAGAGAAACTTCCCTGCAAGAAGTAACAACTtcttaatattgaaatatcaAGACAAGAGGATGATAATAACAGTGACAAACAGGTTCCGGTCCACTCACTTGATTCTCTCCAGATTCTCTGCAGACGAACTCTGTGGTCGATCGACCGGCGACGCTTCGTCTCCAAAGTCCCAGTGAGGGCGACGGGAGGCGGACGCGGGGCTTTATACGTCCAGCACTGACGTCAACGGACCGGTTTGGAACCTGGACAAGTAtcgaggaccccccccccctccctacacacacacacacacacacacacacacacacacacaccccacccgAGGGACCGCTGGGGAGGCTGTGATGGACAGCAGAGAATAAAGCTttatctccatccatccatccatccatccatccatccgtccatccatccatcaatccatccgtgcatccatccgtccattcatccatccatccgtccatccatccatccatccatccatccatcaatccatccgtgcatccatccgtccatccatccatccatccgtccatccatccgtgcatccatccgtccatcca
This sequence is a window from Scophthalmus maximus strain ysfricsl-2021 chromosome 18, ASM2237912v1, whole genome shotgun sequence. Protein-coding genes within it:
- the uts1 gene encoding urotensin 1 isoform X1, encoding MDGWMDEWTDGCTDGLMDGWTDGWMDGWMDGDKALFSAVHHSLPSGPSGGVCVCVCVCVCVCVGRGGGSSILVQVPNRSVDVSAGRIKPRVRLPSPSLGLWRRSVAGRSTTEFVCRESGENQDMKPVSLLLLLSSVLLSSHLRPAAGRPRALPAGWLDGGGRLQTQRLDEVLLRAAAAAAGTGPGTGTGTGASSEPLQGDTTLRFFRRRNPEHLRLLPAEEEEGEEEALRTAAEQLLKRSEEPPLSIDLTFHLLRNMIHMARMENQREQAQFNRKVLDEVGK
- the uts1 gene encoding urotensin 1 isoform X2, producing the protein MFPHCSMRNVSQTRLSSLIKCPVVVADLLPWSQDMKPVSLLLLLSSVLLSSHLRPAAGRPRALPAGWLDGGGRLQTQRLDEVLLRAAAAAAGTGPGTGTGTGASSEPLQGDTTLRFFRRRNPEHLRLLPAEEEEGEEEALRTAAEQLLKRSEEPPLSIDLTFHLLRNMIHMARMENQREQAQFNRKVLDEVGK